The following proteins are co-located in the Apium graveolens cultivar Ventura chromosome 5, ASM990537v1, whole genome shotgun sequence genome:
- the LOC141660725 gene encoding uncharacterized protein LOC141660725 produces MVGRGSGKRLALVADEAVDNSSSDDDFHLHDDDGDEDSSGSDEGGAYSPNDMYFDEDLDQGELSEGKCYRDKATLLLAVKRAHIATDRTYKMTKSNKEQLIIQCWAEGCNWRMRAAFMHNSDYWRINVNREEHRCLVDQPLQDHKKLSARMISQLVKPLVIDTPEIPIKTIIPLINNEHNHIVGYKKAWRGKQIAIEEVYGSWPTTYQDLPMFLTAIKKTNAGTIAEIDAVPHAQERGTSVCKRIFWCLKAMMDGWQHARPVISIDGTFLKGRYRGKLLIVMGVDSNNHPFPLCYGLVDEETYENWYWFLQRIRRHVCHQRPACASSLIEQPVFFLR; encoded by the exons ATGGTGGGAAGAGGTTCGGGTAAGCGGTTAGCCCTCGTCGCAGATGAAGCTGTAGATAATTCATCCAGTGATGATGATTTTCACCTTCATGATGATGATGGGGATGAAGATTCATCAGGCAGCGATGAAGGGGGGGCAT ATAGCCCTAACGATATGTATTTTGATGAAGACCTTGATCAGGGGGAACTGAGTGAAGGAAAGTGTTACCGTGACAAAGCAACCCTGTTGTTGGCAGTCAAGCGTGCTCATATTGCCACAGATCGTACATATAAAATGACAAAGAGTAACAAAGAACAACTCATTATTCAGTGCTGGGCTGAGGGCTGTAACTGGAGGATGCGAGCTGCTTTCATGCATAATTCTGATTACTGGAGGATAAATGTCAATAGAGAGGAACACAGATGCTTGGTTGATCAGCCGTTGCAAGATCACAAGAAGCTATCTGCAAGGATGATTTCGCAGCTTGTCAAACCACTT GTGATAGATACACCAGAAATCCCCATTAAAACCATTATCCCTCTTATCAACAATGAGCACAACCATATAGTGGGGTACAAGAAAGCGTGGCGAGGCAAACAAATAGCCATTGAGGAAGTCTATGGAAGTTGGCCTACAACATATCAAGATCTTCCCATGTTTCTTACAGCCATCAAGAAGACAAATGCTGGAACCATTGCTGAGATTGATGCCGTGCCACATGCTCAGGAACGGGGCACGTCCGTTTGTAAGCGAATCTTTTGGTGTTTGAAGGCAATGATGGATGGGTGGCAACATGCACGTCCTGTAATTTCAATAGACGGTACTTTCTTGAAGGGGAGATATAGGGGTAAATTGCTTATTGTCATGGGAGTAGATTCGAACAACCACCCTTTTCCCCTTTGCTATGGTTTGGTTGATGAAGAGACGTATGAGAACTGGTATTGGTTTCTGCAACGTATTCGGAGACATGTCTGTCACCAAAGACCAGCGTGTGCATCATCTCTGATCGAGCAGCCAGTATTCTTTCTGCGGTAA